A region from the Halomarina litorea genome encodes:
- a CDS encoding DUF2267 domain-containing protein, producing MDHDEFIGTVQQRADLAGRGEADSATRAVLTTLGQRITEEEAEDVAAQLPMEIGRYLNDDVEHGQQFDFPTFKQRVADTAEASDVEDDPETAAQAVASVAVEATGTGQIQDVVSQFPENEGYGGLLAGVEEAET from the coding sequence ATGGACCACGACGAGTTCATCGGGACCGTCCAGCAGCGCGCCGACCTCGCCGGCCGTGGCGAGGCCGACAGCGCCACCCGCGCGGTCCTCACGACGCTCGGTCAGCGCATCACCGAAGAGGAAGCCGAGGACGTAGCCGCCCAGCTCCCCATGGAGATCGGGCGCTACCTGAACGACGACGTCGAACACGGCCAGCAGTTCGACTTCCCGACGTTCAAGCAGCGCGTGGCCGACACCGCCGAGGCGAGCGACGTTGAGGACGACCCCGAGACCGCCGCGCAGGCGGTCGCGAGCGTCGCCGTCGAGGCGACCGGCACGGGGCAGATACAGGACGTCGTCTCGCAGTTCCCGGAGAACGAGGGCTACGGCGGCCTGCTGGCCGGCGTCGAGGAAGCCGAGACGTAA
- a CDS encoding ATP-dependent DNA ligase → MEYAALVDVYRRLDATASNNEKTAILAGTFADADADHLPLLVTLVRGSVFAAWEPDELGVSSSLATDAVVRATGVDADRVAAWEEASGDLGNAAARAAENATQQTLFSTPLDVRSVVETFRETAGYEGAGSQGRRVDAVANLLSRADPEEARYVVRTTLGHLRVGVGEGTVRDAIALAFLTDLDPTDPDSVSDLPDGAVASVERAHQVTNDFRVVATTARDAGETGLADLDVELFRPVGAMLARKADSLAAGVDAVAPAGSALLEHKYDGARVQVHKRGEEVRVFTRRLADVTAQFPDLVAAVREGVSADACILDGEAVGVDPDTGRPVPFQEFSRRIKREHDVRELVEAIPVALYCFDCLVVDGESLLDAPLDERLARLDAVLDPVPGDIERAAHVRPGGEADAEAFYREAVDAGHEGVMLKNLEATYQPGRRVGTMMKVKPTMETLDLVVPRAQRSSGRRSDYLGRLFLACYDAEADAFREVGRLSTGYTDEELEALTARLEPLVEGREGPILDVRPEVVLEIEYEEIQASTEYDSGFALRFPRFLRVREDLAPTDADTLDRVTDRYESQSA, encoded by the coding sequence ATGGAGTACGCCGCGCTGGTCGACGTCTACCGCCGCCTCGACGCGACGGCGTCGAACAACGAGAAGACGGCCATCCTCGCGGGAACGTTCGCGGACGCCGACGCCGACCACCTTCCCCTGCTGGTGACGCTCGTCCGCGGGAGCGTGTTCGCGGCGTGGGAACCGGACGAACTCGGCGTCTCGTCCAGTCTGGCCACCGACGCCGTCGTGCGCGCGACGGGCGTGGACGCGGACCGGGTCGCCGCGTGGGAGGAGGCGAGCGGCGACCTGGGGAACGCCGCCGCCCGCGCCGCCGAGAACGCCACCCAGCAGACGCTCTTCTCGACCCCGCTTGACGTGCGGTCGGTGGTCGAGACGTTCCGCGAGACGGCGGGCTACGAGGGCGCGGGGAGCCAGGGCCGGCGCGTCGACGCCGTCGCCAACCTGCTGTCGCGTGCCGACCCCGAGGAGGCGCGCTACGTCGTCCGCACCACCCTCGGCCACCTGCGCGTCGGCGTCGGTGAGGGGACGGTCCGCGACGCCATCGCGCTGGCGTTCCTCACCGACCTCGACCCGACGGACCCGGACTCGGTCTCGGACCTGCCCGACGGGGCGGTCGCGTCGGTCGAACGCGCCCACCAGGTGACCAACGACTTCCGCGTCGTCGCGACCACGGCCCGCGACGCGGGCGAGACGGGCCTCGCCGACCTCGACGTCGAACTGTTCCGGCCCGTCGGCGCGATGCTGGCGCGCAAGGCCGACTCGCTCGCCGCGGGTGTCGACGCCGTCGCCCCGGCGGGGAGCGCCCTCCTCGAACACAAGTACGACGGCGCGCGGGTCCAGGTTCACAAGCGAGGCGAGGAGGTGCGGGTGTTCACCCGCCGCCTTGCCGACGTCACCGCGCAGTTCCCGGATCTCGTGGCGGCGGTCCGCGAGGGCGTCAGCGCCGACGCCTGCATCCTCGACGGGGAGGCGGTCGGCGTCGACCCCGACACCGGCCGGCCCGTCCCCTTCCAGGAGTTCTCCCGGCGCATCAAGCGCGAACACGACGTCCGGGAACTGGTCGAGGCGATACCGGTGGCGCTCTACTGTTTCGACTGCCTCGTCGTCGACGGCGAGTCGCTGCTGGACGCCCCCCTCGACGAGCGACTGGCCCGACTGGACGCGGTCCTCGACCCGGTCCCGGGGGACATCGAGCGGGCGGCCCACGTCCGGCCCGGGGGCGAGGCGGACGCCGAGGCGTTCTACCGCGAGGCGGTCGACGCCGGCCACGAAGGGGTGATGCTCAAGAATCTGGAGGCGACCTACCAGCCCGGGCGGCGAGTCGGGACGATGATGAAGGTGAAACCGACGATGGAGACGCTGGACCTCGTCGTCCCGCGCGCCCAGCGTTCCAGCGGGCGGCGCAGCGACTACCTCGGTCGCCTCTTCCTCGCGTGCTACGACGCCGAGGCCGACGCCTTCCGCGAGGTGGGCCGCCTCTCGACGGGCTACACCGACGAGGAACTCGAAGCCCTCACCGCGCGCCTCGAACCGCTGGTCGAGGGGCGGGAGGGGCCCATCCTCGACGTGCGACCCGAGGTGGTCCTCGAAATCGAGTACGAGGAGATACAGGCCTCCACCGAGTACGACTCCGGGTTCGCGCTGCGCTTCCCCCGGTTCCTGCGAGTGCGCGAGGACCTCGCGCCCACCGACGCGGACACCCTCGACCGAGTCACCGACCGCTACGAGTCACAGTCGGCGTGA
- a CDS encoding mRNA 3'-end processing factor — MQETVRYRDGIQFDRSSGETVVADANRPTGDVNVLTHAHGDHLFREAPDEVVCSPLTADLARARREDAAFSVAGHPAIDLLPSGHVAGSTAALVTDEATGERLLYTGDVSTRDRDYLTGFDPVPADALVVETTYGKPEYVFPEQSALEAEIVDWLDDTDAPVLLFGYSLGRAQKLQSLVGRSDRSRLFVTRAVARINEVVEAHLDVDFGAQRYTEDVELGPGDALVLPTQTNNLRFVDHIARNTGAVKAGFSGWAVEESFRYRGDYDETFVLSDHCDFRELVDLVRAVDPEVVYTHHGFADEFATHLAREGYTSRTLKRNQTSLGDF; from the coding sequence GTGCAGGAGACGGTCCGATACCGCGACGGCATCCAGTTCGACCGCTCGTCCGGCGAGACGGTGGTGGCCGACGCGAACCGGCCGACGGGCGACGTGAACGTGCTCACCCACGCCCACGGCGACCACCTCTTCCGGGAAGCCCCCGACGAGGTGGTCTGTTCGCCCCTGACGGCGGACCTCGCGCGCGCCCGCCGCGAGGACGCCGCGTTCTCGGTCGCGGGCCACCCCGCGATCGACCTCCTCCCCTCGGGGCACGTCGCCGGGTCGACGGCAGCGCTGGTCACCGACGAGGCCACGGGCGAGCGACTGCTCTACACGGGCGACGTCTCCACGCGCGACCGGGACTATCTGACGGGGTTCGACCCCGTCCCCGCCGACGCCCTCGTCGTGGAGACGACCTACGGGAAACCGGAGTACGTCTTCCCCGAGCAGTCGGCGCTCGAGGCCGAAATCGTCGACTGGCTTGACGACACGGACGCCCCGGTGCTCCTGTTCGGCTACTCGCTCGGGCGCGCCCAGAAACTCCAGTCGCTCGTCGGGCGCTCCGACCGGTCTCGCCTGTTCGTCACGCGGGCCGTCGCGCGAATCAACGAGGTGGTCGAGGCCCACCTCGACGTGGACTTCGGCGCGCAACGCTACACGGAGGACGTGGAACTGGGGCCGGGCGACGCCCTCGTCCTCCCCACGCAGACGAACAACCTGCGCTTCGTCGACCACATCGCGCGGAACACGGGGGCGGTGAAGGCGGGCTTCTCGGGGTGGGCCGTCGAGGAGTCGTTCCGGTACCGGGGCGACTACGACGAGACGTTCGTCCTCTCGGACCACTGTGACTTCCGCGAACTGGTCGACCTCGTCCGGGCCGTCGACCCGGAGGTGGTGTACACCCACCACGGGTTCGCCGACGAGTTCGCCACCCACCTGGCGCGCGAGGGGTACACGTCGCGGACGCTCAAACGAAACCAGACCTCGCTCGGCGACTTCTGA
- a CDS encoding diacylglycerol/lipid kinase family protein, translating into MGETNGPSADLFDPMTTPQADRERWLVLNPTSGTADHTDHVRALAEEHGYHVEETEWAGHAVDLAEIAAEEGADVVAAAGGDGTVHEVVQGLARTDALDTTTLAVVPTGTENIFASNLGIHDAEQAFGVVETGARRYLDVGVTDDDEPFVMSCIAGLPADASVGATDEMKERFGSLAFVISGIQEMATFDGLHIDLSLVVDGEERTWSGDALCTLVGNVRRFTGEGGQANIEDGRFEVVVIEQMPTSNVVAEGIAHRLLGQDTEHVHHFQASQVEIASREGDDIDFSLDGELRSHDGLYLHTYPTALRVCVGPDYDPFVGDT; encoded by the coding sequence ATGGGAGAGACGAACGGGCCGTCGGCGGACCTGTTCGACCCGATGACGACGCCGCAGGCAGACCGCGAGCGGTGGCTCGTCCTCAACCCGACCAGCGGAACCGCCGACCACACCGACCACGTCCGGGCGCTCGCGGAGGAACACGGCTACCACGTCGAGGAGACGGAGTGGGCGGGCCACGCCGTCGACCTCGCCGAAATCGCCGCCGAGGAGGGCGCCGACGTGGTGGCCGCCGCGGGCGGCGACGGCACGGTCCACGAGGTGGTCCAGGGCCTCGCCCGGACGGACGCCCTCGACACGACGACGCTCGCCGTCGTCCCCACCGGGACGGAGAACATCTTCGCGTCGAACCTCGGCATCCACGACGCCGAACAGGCCTTCGGCGTGGTCGAGACGGGCGCCCGCCGCTACCTCGACGTGGGTGTCACCGACGACGACGAACCGTTCGTGATGTCCTGTATCGCCGGTCTCCCGGCCGACGCGAGCGTCGGCGCCACCGACGAGATGAAAGAGCGCTTCGGGTCGCTCGCGTTCGTCATCAGCGGGATACAGGAGATGGCGACCTTCGACGGACTCCACATCGACCTCTCGCTGGTCGTCGACGGCGAGGAGCGCACGTGGTCCGGCGACGCCCTCTGTACCCTCGTCGGGAACGTCCGACGGTTCACCGGCGAGGGCGGACAGGCGAACATCGAGGACGGCCGGTTCGAGGTCGTCGTCATCGAGCAGATGCCGACGAGCAACGTCGTCGCCGAGGGTATCGCCCACCGACTGCTGGGACAGGACACCGAACACGTTCACCACTTCCAGGCGAGTCAGGTCGAAATCGCCTCGCGAGAGGGCGACGACATCGACTTCAGCCTCGACGGAGAACTGCGCTCGCACGACGGCCTCTACTTGCACACCTACCCCACGGCCCTCCGCGTCTGCGTCGGCCCGGACTACGACCCGTTCGTGGGCGACACCTGA
- a CDS encoding mechanosensitive ion channel family protein, protein MAVPNASTTTAPLPTNAQTDPANGTGNDSGNDSGSGIDLNPEEVGPVGESLRDLGVPYAEAVGGVVTLVVVAAVVYLLGRAVLVPLARRGLDARGVEGDAQRPLLRILRLAVGFLAFAVGFAVGGYGSLLASFTTVGAAATLAVGFALRDLLANFVAGVFIFVDRPFRVGHWIKWPASGDLPNEGIVTDISLRVTRIRTFNNEIITVPNSKLTQNEVLNPTARDKLRISFTFGIGYEDDIERASDIIVEEAIAHPDILEHPAPAVQLSENPLADSYVGLVALFWISNPNRRDYLTVQSEYVRAVKERFDEAGIDIPYPQVDLSGSVATRRLPDEGV, encoded by the coding sequence GTGGCCGTCCCGAACGCTTCCACGACAACCGCTCCACTCCCGACGAACGCACAGACGGACCCCGCAAACGGCACGGGTAACGACTCGGGCAACGACTCCGGGTCCGGCATCGACCTGAACCCCGAGGAGGTCGGCCCCGTCGGCGAGTCCCTCCGTGACCTCGGCGTCCCGTACGCGGAGGCGGTCGGTGGGGTGGTCACGCTGGTCGTCGTCGCCGCCGTCGTCTACCTCCTCGGGCGGGCGGTCCTCGTCCCACTCGCCCGTCGCGGACTGGACGCCCGGGGGGTCGAGGGGGACGCCCAGCGACCCCTCCTCCGCATCCTCAGACTGGCTGTCGGCTTCCTCGCGTTCGCCGTCGGGTTCGCCGTCGGTGGGTACGGCAGCCTCCTCGCGTCGTTCACCACCGTCGGCGCGGCGGCGACGCTCGCGGTGGGCTTCGCCCTCCGGGACCTGCTGGCGAACTTCGTCGCCGGCGTGTTCATCTTCGTCGACCGCCCCTTCCGGGTGGGCCACTGGATCAAGTGGCCCGCGAGCGGTGACCTCCCGAACGAGGGCATCGTCACGGACATCTCGCTTCGCGTGACGCGCATCCGCACCTTCAACAACGAGATCATCACCGTCCCCAACTCGAAACTCACGCAGAACGAGGTGCTCAACCCCACGGCCCGCGACAAACTCCGCATCAGCTTCACCTTCGGTATCGGCTACGAGGACGACATCGAGCGGGCATCGGACATCATCGTCGAGGAGGCCATCGCGCACCCGGATATCCTCGAACACCCCGCCCCGGCGGTCCAACTGAGCGAGAACCCCCTCGCCGACTCCTACGTGGGCCTCGTCGCCCTGTTCTGGATTTCGAACCCCAACCGTCGGGACTACCTGACGGTCCAGAGCGAGTACGTCAGGGCGGTCAAGGAACGCTTCGACGAGGCGGGCATCGACATCCCCTACCCGCAGGTCGACCTCTCGGGGAGCGTGGCGACGCGACGCCTCCCCGACGAGGGTGTCTGA
- a CDS encoding MATE family efflux transporter — translation MSSSGPTESSITEGGLARPLFALAWPIVVTELLQVAYNLADTLWLGRYSAAAVGAMSLAFPLIFLLLSVGGGFTVAGSTLVAQYTGAGGGESAGKVAGQTLSFVTLLAIVLGALGYVATGPMLGVLPTDPETAREVVPLAADYMEVFFLGTPFLFGFFVFSALMRGYGDTRTPMLVMVLSVTLNVLLDPVLIFGFDGNPLFAMLGLGGLQASLFAATGYVGSGVEGAALATLLSRVVATAVGLYLIFWTDLGPDVELAHLWPDGETIRKIVSIGTPSALEQSTSALAMITLTAMVVTFTTPVVAAYGLGNRLISLVFLPAMGLGRATNTMVGQNLGARKPDRAERAVGLAAGVGASVMLVVAVVAYLFAEPIVSVFMTTGTQDAVETIRHGTEYLRIRTVEFAFIGVLQVLLGAYRGAGNTKTALAFSLVALWVGRVPTVAYLAFVAEWGPTGLWTGMALGNVVGAIAAGAWFLRGTWKETVVEESPAGGTVAAED, via the coding sequence GTGAGCAGTTCCGGTCCCACAGAGAGTAGTATCACGGAGGGCGGGCTAGCGAGGCCGCTGTTCGCCCTCGCCTGGCCCATCGTCGTCACCGAACTCCTTCAGGTGGCGTACAACCTCGCCGACACCCTCTGGCTCGGCCGCTACTCGGCGGCCGCCGTCGGCGCGATGAGCCTCGCCTTCCCGCTCATCTTCCTCCTGCTGTCGGTCGGCGGCGGCTTCACCGTGGCGGGGAGCACGCTGGTCGCGCAGTACACCGGCGCGGGCGGCGGCGAGTCGGCCGGCAAGGTGGCCGGACAGACGCTCTCGTTCGTCACGCTCTTGGCGATAGTGCTGGGCGCGCTGGGGTACGTGGCGACGGGGCCGATGCTCGGCGTGTTGCCGACCGACCCCGAGACCGCGAGGGAGGTCGTGCCGCTGGCGGCCGACTACATGGAGGTGTTCTTCCTCGGGACGCCGTTCCTGTTCGGCTTCTTCGTCTTCTCCGCGCTGATGCGCGGCTACGGCGACACCCGCACGCCGATGCTCGTGATGGTGCTGTCGGTGACGCTCAACGTCCTGCTCGACCCCGTCCTCATCTTCGGGTTCGACGGGAACCCGCTGTTCGCCATGCTCGGCCTCGGCGGTCTGCAGGCGTCGCTGTTCGCCGCGACGGGGTACGTCGGGTCGGGCGTCGAAGGTGCGGCGCTCGCGACGCTCCTCTCGCGGGTCGTCGCCACTGCCGTCGGCCTCTATCTCATCTTCTGGACGGACCTCGGCCCGGACGTCGAACTGGCCCACCTGTGGCCCGACGGCGAGACGATTCGCAAGATCGTCTCCATCGGCACGCCGAGCGCCCTCGAACAGTCGACGAGTGCGCTGGCGATGATCACCCTCACCGCGATGGTCGTCACGTTCACCACGCCGGTGGTGGCGGCGTACGGCCTCGGCAACCGCCTCATCTCGCTCGTGTTCCTCCCCGCGATGGGACTCGGCCGGGCGACCAACACCATGGTCGGTCAGAACCTCGGGGCGCGCAAGCCCGACCGCGCGGAGCGCGCGGTGGGCCTCGCGGCGGGCGTCGGCGCGAGCGTGATGCTCGTCGTCGCCGTCGTCGCCTACCTGTTCGCCGAACCCATCGTCTCGGTGTTCATGACCACCGGGACGCAGGACGCCGTCGAGACCATCCGCCACGGGACGGAGTACCTCCGCATCCGGACCGTCGAGTTCGCCTTCATCGGCGTCCTGCAGGTCCTCCTCGGGGCGTACCGCGGCGCGGGCAACACGAAGACCGCCCTCGCGTTCTCGCTGGTCGCCCTCTGGGTCGGCCGCGTCCCGACCGTCGCCTACCTCGCGTTCGTCGCCGAGTGGGGTCCGACGGGCCTCTGGACCGGGATGGCCCTCGGCAACGTCGTCGGGGCCATCGCCGCCGGCGCGTGGTTCCTCCGCGGGACGTGGAAGGAGACGGTCGTCGAGGAGTCGCCCGCCGGCGGGACCGTTGCGGCCGAGGACTGA
- a CDS encoding 2Fe-2S iron-sulfur cluster-binding protein, with the protein MVDVLGISVGATLVLIVVALHFSRGTEWQPAEDISEKLLERRAATVPETDFPEPMNRSIGGGAAAAGAVAAGGEAGGELEEGEAEAADDDDPSAIPDDEAETFEIEFVKEGQTIEIKENETVLDAGEDEGWDLPYACRQGQCISCAGHITDGGHSEDYIKHHTNEMLGDEEMSEGYTLTCVAYPISDFSIETGESP; encoded by the coding sequence ATGGTAGACGTACTGGGAATCAGCGTCGGGGCCACGCTCGTTCTCATCGTGGTCGCGCTGCACTTCTCCCGGGGGACCGAGTGGCAGCCGGCCGAGGACATCTCCGAGAAACTCCTCGAACGGCGTGCCGCGACGGTCCCCGAGACGGACTTCCCCGAGCCGATGAACCGCTCCATCGGCGGCGGCGCTGCCGCCGCGGGTGCGGTCGCCGCCGGGGGCGAAGCGGGTGGCGAACTGGAAGAGGGCGAGGCCGAGGCGGCGGACGACGACGACCCGTCGGCTATCCCGGACGACGAGGCCGAGACCTTCGAGATAGAGTTCGTGAAGGAGGGCCAAACCATCGAAATCAAGGAGAACGAGACGGTGCTCGACGCCGGTGAGGACGAGGGCTGGGACCTGCCCTACGCCTGCCGGCAGGGCCAGTGTATCTCCTGTGCCGGCCACATCACGGACGGCGGCCACTCCGAGGACTACATCAAACACCACACGAACGAGATGCTCGGCGACGAGGAGATGTCGGAGGGCTACACGCTCACCTGCGTCGCCTACCCCATCTCCGACTTCTCCATCGAGACGGGCGAGAGCCCGTAA
- the gnd gene encoding phosphogluconate dehydrogenase (NAD(+)-dependent, decarboxylating), producing the protein MEQVLFPSVGVHPDEVANQVPGVIRDDGAHVVRVVHASESKSPQINLPERGIPALTGGRNHNHYLPAPGLAGMQLGVVGLGRMGRIVADRAMDAGHDVVAFDVDESAVDSAAEAGATPALSLPELADELGEEKRVWLMVPAGDAVDAALDELAPHLDADDVVVDGGNSHFEDSTRRAESCEVAYLDCGTSGGPASAEEGFSLMVGGPEWAYDELVPVFDAVATGPDGHDRMGPAGSGHYVKMVHNGVEYALMQAYGEGFELLHEGRYDLDLEAVARTWNNGAVIRSWLLELCEEAFREEGSSLGTVADRIEGGSTGTWTVQEALEQEVPLPLIYAALAERFGSRSPDEGRFSRRLANRLRYGFGRHEVPRMEE; encoded by the coding sequence GTGGAGCAGGTCCTGTTCCCGAGTGTCGGGGTCCACCCGGACGAAGTAGCGAACCAGGTCCCCGGCGTGATCCGTGACGATGGCGCACATGTTGTCCGCGTAGTCCATGCTTCCGAGAGTAAATCTCCTCAAATCAACCTTCCGGAACGTGGTATCCCGGCCCTCACAGGCGGGCGGAACCACAACCACTACCTCCCCGCACCCGGACTCGCGGGTATGCAACTGGGAGTCGTCGGTCTCGGACGGATGGGGCGTATCGTCGCCGACCGCGCCATGGACGCCGGCCACGACGTGGTGGCCTTCGACGTGGACGAGTCGGCCGTCGACTCGGCCGCGGAGGCGGGTGCGACGCCTGCGCTCTCGCTTCCCGAACTGGCCGACGAACTGGGCGAGGAGAAGCGCGTCTGGCTCATGGTCCCGGCTGGCGACGCCGTGGACGCCGCCCTCGACGAACTCGCACCCCACCTCGACGCGGACGACGTGGTCGTCGACGGCGGCAACTCCCACTTCGAGGACTCGACGCGCCGCGCCGAGTCCTGCGAGGTGGCCTACCTCGACTGCGGCACCTCGGGCGGTCCCGCCAGCGCTGAGGAGGGCTTCTCGCTGATGGTCGGCGGTCCCGAGTGGGCCTACGACGAACTCGTGCCCGTGTTCGACGCCGTTGCCACCGGTCCCGACGGCCACGACCGGATGGGTCCCGCCGGGTCGGGCCACTACGTGAAGATGGTCCACAACGGCGTCGAGTACGCCCTCATGCAGGCCTACGGCGAGGGCTTCGAACTGCTCCACGAGGGCCGCTACGACCTCGACCTCGAAGCGGTCGCCCGGACGTGGAACAACGGCGCGGTCATCCGGTCGTGGCTCCTCGAACTCTGTGAGGAGGCGTTCCGCGAGGAGGGGTCCTCGCTGGGCACCGTCGCCGACCGAATCGAGGGTGGCTCGACGGGCACGTGGACGGTCCAAGAGGCCCTCGAACAGGAGGTGCCCCTCCCACTCATCTACGCCGCCCTCGCCGAACGGTTCGGCTCTCGCTCGCCCGACGAGGGGCGCTTCTCGCGCCGCCTCGCAAACCGACTCCGGTACGGGTTCGGTCGCCACGAAGTGCCACGGATGGAGGAGTAG